The proteins below come from a single Miscanthus floridulus cultivar M001 chromosome 1, ASM1932011v1, whole genome shotgun sequence genomic window:
- the LOC136449546 gene encoding uncharacterized protein — protein MPTRTRLAASYGLRLPTRAAGSMPLAEHELAAAAATSALGVALGVRLLVALSRSRALKPLAAATSAAAAALRTPRALATASSPVAAILAASKAASKSYKAARTLGPAARLPKLPDSKHLKAAFAAASLLRLAAAAPASLHAASPAGVAVLAVLKSSYKLSNNTSKIVEGFLGLQVHKGFRNGVDALGVVVKVSVIVSEVAVWVGGRFWSYGRARCVRFLGFTRPSSLVLLGCSKSEPQVVLFDPVLVDMDAEGCELKERGASELLSLAVPVPQVTTLMSMS, from the coding sequence ATGCCCACCCGCACCCGCCTCGCCGCCTCCTATGGCCTGCGCCTCCCCACGCGGGCCGCCGGCAGCATGCCTCTGGCCGAGCACgagctcgcggcggcggcggccacctcCGCGCTCGGCGTAGCGCTCGGGGTGCGCCTGCTCGTCGCCCTGTCCCGCTCCCGCGCGCTCAAGCCGCTGGCGGCCGccacgtccgccgccgccgccgcgctccggACGCCGCGGGCGCTCGCCACCGCCTCCTCCCCGGTCGCCGCCATCCTCGCTGCGTCCAAGGCCGCATCCAAGTCGTACAAGGCCGCGCGCACGCTCGGCCCCGCCGCGCGCCTCCCCAAGCTCCCTGATTCCAAGCACCTCAAGGCCGCCTTCGCCGCCGCCTCGCTCCTCCGCCTCGCTGCCGCCGCGCCGGCCTCCCTCCACGCCGCGTCGCCCGCGGGCGTGGCCGTGCTCGCCGTCCTCAAGTCCagctacaagctctccaacaacACGTCTAAGATcgtcgagggcttcctcggcctccagGTGCACAAGGGGTTCAGGAACGGGGTCGACGCGCTCGGGGTGGTCGTCAAGGTCTCCGTCATCGTCTCTGAGGTCGCTGTCTGGGTCGGGGGCCGATTCTGGAGTTACGGACGCGCTCGCTGCGTCAGGTTCCTCGGCTTCACCAGACCCAGTAGCTTAGTCCTGCTTGGGTGTAGCAAATCTGAACCCCAAGTTGTACTATTCGATCCTGTTCTGGTTGACATGGATGCTGAGGGGTGCGAATTGAAGGAGCGAGGGGCCTCAGAATTGCTCTCTCTTGCTGTGCCAGTGCCCCAGGTGACAACATTAATGAGTATGAGTTAG